Genomic DNA from Thermobifida alba:
GAACTGGACGAGGAACGCAAGGCCGCGATGGTGAGCAACCTGCTGGTCGTGCTGTGCGCCGACCGCGCCACCCAGCCGGTCATCAACACGGGAACGCTCTACTCATAAGGTTGGTCCGGTGGCAAGTGAGCGCAAGAAGATCCTGCTCCGGCTCGACCCGGCGGTATACGACGCGCTCGCCAGATGGGCCGGTGACGAGCTGCGCAGCACCAACGCGCAGATCGAGTTCCTGCTGCGTCGGGCGCTGACCGACGCGGGCCGCATGCCCAGGCAGGCCAAGGCCATCCCCCGACGGGGCCGCCCCCGCAAGAAGGACGCCCCCGCAACGCCGCCCCCCGACGACCCCAGCCCCTGACCCCGGCGACCGCGACGAGGCCCCGCCCGGCCACCTGCCCGGCGGGGCCCGCGGCGTGCCCGGATCAGTCGGCCGACGGCCAGGCCGCCTCGTCGCGCAGCCGCCGCTTCAGCAGCTTCCCCGCGGCGTTGCGGGGCAGCTCGTCGACGGTGAAGGCGATCCGGGAGGGGATCTTGAAGGCCGCCAGCCGGCCCGCCAGGAAGGAACGCAGCTCCCCGGCGTCCGGCGGCGCCTGGGCGGCCACCCGCACCACCGCGCCGACCTCCTCGCCCAGCTCCTCGTGGGCCAGGCCCAGCACGGCCGCGTCCAGCACCGCCGGGTGTTCCAGCAGCGCGGCCTCCACCTCGGCGCAGTACACGTTCTCGCCGCCGCGCAGGATCATGTCCTTGGCGCGGTCCACGACGTAGAGGAACCCCGCGTCGTCCACCCGCCCCAGGTCGCCGGTGCGCAGCCAGCCGTCGACGAAGGTCGCGGCGGTCTCCTCGGGACGGTTCCAGTACCCGTGCACCACGCCCGGGCCGCTGATCCAGATCTCCCCGACCCGGCCGGGCGGCTGGTCCGCACCGTCCGCGCCCACGATCCGCACGTCCACCACCGGCACGGGCAGGCCGACGCTGTCGGGGCGGGCCAGGTAGTCGGGACCGTAGCTGACCGAGGCCGTCGCCGAGCACTCGGTCAGCCCGTACCCGGCGCCCAGCAGCGTCGCCTCCGGCCGCAGGCCGCCCCGCAGGGCCCGCTCCACCAGGGCGGGGGCGGCGGGCGCGCCCCCGCTGCCCAGCGACACCAGGCTGGACAGGTCGCGTTCGGCGAAGCTCGGCGCGGCGAACAGCTGGGCCAGCATCGTGGGGACGCCGGTCATCCCGCTGACGCGTTCGCGCTCGATCGTCTCCAGCGCCGCCTCGGCGTCCCACCGGCGCAGCAACACCAGGGTGCCCCCGGCCGACAGGGTGGGCAGCATGACCGTCTGCGCTCCGGTGACGTGGAACAGCGGCAACACGCACAGCACCTTCGCGGGGGCCGCCTCGAAGGTGAGCGCGAGCGCCTCGGCGACGTCCGCTCCCATCCGCAGCAGGGTGCGGGCCTTCATGAAGGCCATGGACAGCACGTTGCTGACCATGTTGCGGTGCGACCCCAGCGCGCCCCTGGGCCTGCCGGTGGTCCCCGAGGTGTAGAAGAGCGTGGCGGGATCGTCGGGGGCCAGGGCCACCTCGGGCGGCACGGCATCGGGGGCCACCTCGCCGAGCACCTCCGCCCAGGCCCGCGCCCCACGGGGCAGCGGGCCCGCACAGCGGACCGCGATCACCGCCAGGTCCAGCCGCTCCAGCGCCGCGCCGAGCCGCTCCAGCCGCTCGGAGTCGGCGACGAGCAGGCGCGCCCCGCTGTCGCGCAGCACGAACTCCAGTTCCGGGGCGCTCAGCCAGGCGTTGACCGGCACCACGATCGCGCCGACGCTCACGGCCGCGAAGAACGCGGTCACCCACTCGGGGTAGTTGCGCATCGCCAGGGCCACCCGGTCGCCCCTGGCCACGCCGTAGTCCTCGACGAGACGGCGGGCCAGGGTCGCGGCGCG
This window encodes:
- a CDS encoding class I adenylate-forming enzyme family protein produces the protein MNAVPSPSSASPSALRSLNAATVPLLCSGSRFEMAQVEVGGVPVRVWAGSSPHLRAVLEASLEHGDREALVFEGERISHTEHFRRAATLARRLVEDYGVARGDRVALAMRNYPEWVTAFFAAVSVGAIVVPVNAWLSAPELEFVLRDSGARLLVADSERLERLGAALERLDLAVIAVRCAGPLPRGARAWAEVLGEVAPDAVPPEVALAPDDPATLFYTSGTTGRPRGALGSHRNMVSNVLSMAFMKARTLLRMGADVAEALALTFEAAPAKVLCVLPLFHVTGAQTVMLPTLSAGGTLVLLRRWDAEAALETIERERVSGMTGVPTMLAQLFAAPSFAERDLSSLVSLGSGGAPAAPALVERALRGGLRPEATLLGAGYGLTECSATASVSYGPDYLARPDSVGLPVPVVDVRIVGADGADQPPGRVGEIWISGPGVVHGYWNRPEETAATFVDGWLRTGDLGRVDDAGFLYVVDRAKDMILRGGENVYCAEVEAALLEHPAVLDAAVLGLAHEELGEEVGAVVRVAAQAPPDAGELRSFLAGRLAAFKIPSRIAFTVDELPRNAAGKLLKRRLRDEAAWPSAD